One Ranitomeya variabilis isolate aRanVar5 chromosome 5, aRanVar5.hap1, whole genome shotgun sequence DNA window includes the following coding sequences:
- the BIN3 gene encoding bridging integrator 3 — protein MSWNPFKVGPKRQIVPKAVERDFERECGKLQQLEDQTKKLQKDMKKSIEADLAMSKSAVRITSDLLGNPLCEPDQDFLVMVTALDTAMKRMDAFNQEKVNQIQKTVMDPLKRYSSVFPSLNMAVKRREQALQEYKRLQLKVEKHEEKERTGQVIAKLHQAREELRPIREDFEVKNRQLLDEMPKFYNSRIDFFKPSFQSLIRAQVVYYTEMSRVFGELALQVDEVPLSDADREKENEAKLAELRALSIVADD, from the exons GTAGAGAGGGACTTTGAGCGAGAATGTGGCAAGCTCCAGCA GTTGGAAGACCAAACCAAAAAGCTCCAAAAAGACATGAAGAAGAGTATAGAGGCCGACCTAG CCATGTCCAAGTCTGCTGTCAGGATCACCTCCGACCTTCTTGGCAATCCCCTGTGTGAGCCGGACCAGGATTTCTTGGTAATGGTGACCGCCCTTGACACGGCAATGAAACGTATGGATGCTTTTAACCAAGAAAAG GTAAACCAAATTCAGAAAACTGTGATGGATCCATTGAAGAG GTATAGCAGCGTGTTCCCCTCTCTGAACATGGCCGTGAAGCGCAGAGAGCAGGCGCTGCAGGAATACAAGAGACTTCAGTTAAAAGTTGAGAAACACGAAGAAAAGGAAAGGACGGGGCAAGTGATAGCCAAATTGCACCAG GCCCGGGAAGAGCTGCGCCCCATCCGGGAGGATTTTGAGGTGAAGAACCGCCAGCTGTTGGATGAGATGCCAAAGTTTTATAACAGTCGTATCGATTTCTTCAAGCCCAGCTTCCAGTCATTGATCAGAGCACAG GTGGTGTACTACACCGAGATGTCTCGGGTGTTTGGAGAGCTAGCTCTGCAGGTGGATGAAGTGCCGCTGTCAGACGCCGACAGAGAGAAGGAAAACGAGGCAAAACTAGCCGAGCTGCGCGCCTTATCCATCGTGGCCGATGACTGA